Genomic DNA from Erythrobacter aureus:
AGGAAAGCGCCAGCGTATGGGCATGGTGCGAGCAGATGCTCGCCTCGAACGGTCCGATCCGGCAGGTTATTCCCGTGGATGTGCGCCAGTCGATGGCCAATGGCGGTGGCCCCGCCTGCCTGCGCCTGCGCGTGGTTGCCGATCCAGCCACGGTCGATGCGCGATTCCTGCTCGACGATGCCAAGGCGGATCGAATCGAATCGGTCATCGCCCAGATGTGGCCCGAGCGAATCGAGCCCTCCGACATCGGTTCAGAAAGCTTGGCGAAAACAGTGATCGAGGCGCGCGAAGCCCTGCTCACCGTCCTATCGCTGGACGAACTCGCTTAACCCAGCATTTCAAGAGTTAACGCGCTGGACCGGTTTGTCGGGCATTCTTACACTGGCGCTTGTATTAACCACCGAATCACCCGGAAGTCCTGCGCTGGCACGGGCTTTGCTGGTATGGTCGTTAACCAGGAGATCGACGCGCACGTGCTTACCAGGGTGAAACGGCTATTCGTGATCAAGACGCGTTTCGAGGCGTATCTGATCATCTTCGCACTCGCCCTGGGCGCGATGACACGCGGCGCGCATTACACAGTCGAATATCCCGGCATCGGCGGTTATCTGCTGTTCGCAGCCACGGCGGGCGCGGTCTTCCTCGGCGGCGCCAAGATCCTCGATGCGCTCAGATATGAGCGCGAAGCCCAGGCGGCAGAACTGCAAGACGCCGGTACCGACTGACGCGGCAATACCGATGCCCCCCTTTTTGGGTCAAAAAGGGGGCTTATCCTGCACGCTTTGAGGGAAAGCGAACTCCCTGCGACATCGAGTCTTTGCCTGCGTTCCAAGGCCTATTGGGGCTAGGACGAGGAGTTCCTCCGCCGATGCGAGAGCGAGCTTGCTCTAAGCACCCCCAATCTCATCGAAAGCGAGGTAGTGGCTGCAACACGTACAGGTCATGTGATCGCCATCGCCCAGGTCCAATGCGATGGCGCAGGCTGCCTTCTGGAAAAACTCTTCGTCGATCCCGATGCCATGGGGCTGGGTGCAGGACGTAGGCGGTTCGAATGGGCAGCATCTGCCGCGCGTCGCATGGGCGCTACCGAGCTGATCGTCGAAGCCGACCCCGACGCCGGTTCGTTCTACCTCGCAATGGGATGTGCAGTGCCGACAGAGCCCCGTCTGGATCGATATCCGGATGGAGCCTGCCGCGCTTTGTTTCAGACTTGGGATAGCGGTTAACCGGCAGTGCGATACTGCCCTGCTGTAATAAACTCACCGAAACTCTCACACCACACGACGACGGTGGTGAAATCCTCGATATTGATGCCCTCGGGTACATCCAAGACGAACCCATCATAGCTTCTTACCTCGCCTATCCGGACCGCCTCGGAACGAGCCGCCTCGAACTCGGCCTCGTCCGCGACGAATTCACGGGTCAGATAGACCTTATAATCCGGCCCCGGCGCTAGCTCGCCGATGTGCGAAATTGTCTCCGGGCTCAGGCTGATCCTACCCTCGCCCCAATGCAGGCTGTCACTACCGCGCAAATCGCGGCTTAGCGTGGCACTGTAGGACGCGGTTTTAGCCGCCTGTTCGAGGACCGCCACGTCGGGCGCATCTTCAGCCGTCAGAATCGGGAGGGAATAGACCCCGAGCCCGAAGCCAAGACCAAGCGCGGCGATATGCGTAGCTGCAAGAACAATTAGGCGTTTCATATGGGCTTCCCTAGGTGTCTTGTGTGTATAACAAAGCCGCATTCGGCCCGAAGGCCAGCATGGTTACACCTATATGGGAATGCGGTGGGGATTCTGTTGCTAGGCTCCCCAGGCCCCCGGAATCCGCTTCTGTTGCCCGGTGGGTCCGACCGCGCTTTAGCTTTGTAAGATCAGGCCGTTAGGCCGTCAGATTACGCAGCAAGAGCGAGTGCTTCATTGTCATTGGCACTTGTGTGTTTTGAACAGTTTTACGGGGTACTCAGCCCGGGCGAAAACACTGTCTTTCAGCACACGTCGATCCTAGTTCGGCCCCGTCAAAAACCGCCCTTTAACAGCGGGTTATGGTGGAGCCGCCGGGTACTGCCCCCGGGTCCGTTGTACCTATTACACAGCGCCATTTATCGCCATATCCGGTCGAAACCGGCAGATCCCATATAGCGATTCGAGGCTTAATGTGAAGTGAGCGGGCTTGCGTAGATGGTCCGTGGTCGCGAAACGGCGCTGCACAAGCCCGCTTGTATCGAGCCCCACTCTATCCCATAGGGCCTTTTTCGGGCGCGTAATCGGGCCGCGCGGCACGCAATTCGTCGCGAATTTCCTTGAGCAGATCGAGTTCGGTTGGGCCGGAAGGTGCGGCTGGCTTCTCTTCCTCGAACTCGGCCATTACCTTCTTGGCATAACGTACCAGCAGGAAGACGATGAACGCCAGGATAAGGAAGTTGATGACTGCGGTGATGAAGCTTCCATAGCCGATCATCGCAGCGCCGGCTTCCTGCAAAGCGGCGTAATCATCCATCGCCCCTTGATAACCTTCAGGTACGCTCAGGAGGATGAAATAGCGGCTGAAATCCGCTCCTCCGAAGATCGCTCCGACCACCGGCATGATGATCTCGTCGGTCAGCGACTTGACGATCGCTCCGAAGGCCGCGCCGATAATCACCGCGACCGCGAGATCCATCACATTGCCCTTGGCAATAAATTTCTTGAATTCTTTAAACACGTGGACAGTCCCCTAACCCTTGTGATCGGCCTCATTCCTGCCATGGCCGCATTCCCGTCACAAGAACGCGTTAATCTTGATTGCCCGCCAAGGTGTGCTATCTAAGCAAGACACATTGACCAATTAGAAGGAACGTTCATGAACCGCCTGGCTGCATTTCGCACCTCCATCGTCGCTGCCGCGGCACTTGCGCTGTCAGCCTGCGGGATCAATTCGGTCCCGGCTGCCGAGGAAGCCGCCAAGGCCAAATGGGCAGACGTCGAAGCCGCGTTCCAAGAACGGGCCAATCTCGTCCCCAATCTCGAACAGATCGTAATGAGTTCGGCCGAGCAGGAACGTGAGACGCTCCAATCGGTAATTCAGGCCCGCGCATCAGCCACACGCCCCGAAATCCAGCTCGATGGCGACGATCTCGGAGATGCGGACAAAATGGCGCAGTATCAGGAAGCGCAGAACACATTCGGCGGTGCGCTCTCGCGCCTGATGGCCAATGTCGAAGCCTATCCCGAACTGCGCAGCCAGGAAAATTTCGGCCGCTTCATGACGCAGATCGAAGGGCAGGAGAACCGCATCCGTGTTGCAATTCGCGATTACAACGAAGCGGTCCGCCAGTATAACACCACGATCCGCACCTTCCCCGATACGATCGGCGCGAACATCATCCATGGCGCGGAACCGATGGTTCCCTACGAGGCGGTGACGCAGGGCGCGGAAGTCGCACCCGAACTCAACATGCGTTCGGATAGCGACGCCGCGAACTGAACGGCGCGACGATGCGCATGATTGCACGTTTAATCCTGCCGGTAGTGGCGGGGCTTGGCCTCCTCGGCGGCTTTGCCCTGCCCGCTGCCGCGCAGACCTTCCCCGAACGCGGCAGCGCGCCGGTCGTCGACGCGGCAAACATCATCGATGATGCCACCGAGGCTGCGCTGACGGAAAAGCTTGATGCGTTCGAGGAACGTAGCCAGCGGCAGTTCGTGA
This window encodes:
- a CDS encoding DM13 domain-containing protein, producing the protein MKRLIVLAATHIAALGLGFGLGVYSLPILTAEDAPDVAVLEQAAKTASYSATLSRDLRGSDSLHWGEGRISLSPETISHIGELAPGPDYKVYLTREFVADEAEFEAARSEAVRIGEVRSYDGFVLDVPEGINIEDFTTVVVWCESFGEFITAGQYRTAG
- a CDS encoding LemA family protein, whose translation is MNRLAAFRTSIVAAAALALSACGINSVPAAEEAAKAKWADVEAAFQERANLVPNLEQIVMSSAEQERETLQSVIQARASATRPEIQLDGDDLGDADKMAQYQEAQNTFGGALSRLMANVEAYPELRSQENFGRFMTQIEGQENRIRVAIRDYNEAVRQYNTTIRTFPDTIGANIIHGAEPMVPYEAVTQGAEVAPELNMRSDSDAAN
- a CDS encoding GNAT family N-acetyltransferase; amino-acid sequence: MAATRTGHVIAIAQVQCDGAGCLLEKLFVDPDAMGLGAGRRRFEWAASAARRMGATELIVEADPDAGSFYLAMGCAVPTEPRLDRYPDGACRALFQTWDSG
- the mscL gene encoding large conductance mechanosensitive channel protein MscL yields the protein MFKEFKKFIAKGNVMDLAVAVIIGAAFGAIVKSLTDEIIMPVVGAIFGGADFSRYFILLSVPEGYQGAMDDYAALQEAGAAMIGYGSFITAVINFLILAFIVFLLVRYAKKVMAEFEEEKPAAPSGPTELDLLKEIRDELRAARPDYAPEKGPMG